From Streptomyces sp. NBC_00370, a single genomic window includes:
- a CDS encoding aminoglycoside phosphotransferase family protein — translation MTTPPSWGRAERLDAETLVAALYDETGVRLTVEGPCPGGQVGAAYVRRPDGHRSVLKWRPHTTVAEVRSGPLAVSEILHADGFPCPATELAAQVGHAAVMVQELLPGTTMDGLDHHGLDQALSLNEALTGRLADHPGIPQLPLYLRSDGPGYCLHEPLRRHSARGAALERRIVAVGCEYPDRLPGSDAVHNDFHPGNFLAEEGEITGVIDWDGAARGDCRFDLVTLRFGLHGTRGAAGVTARLDALLDTLPPEVLRPSWAHMSLRMTDWAIRHFPPAEVETWLNLAERGV, via the coding sequence ATGACTACTCCTCCGAGCTGGGGGCGCGCGGAGCGCCTTGACGCCGAGACCCTGGTGGCGGCCCTGTACGACGAGACCGGCGTACGCCTCACCGTGGAGGGCCCCTGCCCGGGAGGGCAGGTCGGCGCCGCGTACGTACGCCGGCCGGACGGCCACCGGTCCGTCCTGAAGTGGCGCCCCCACACGACGGTCGCGGAGGTACGGTCCGGCCCGCTCGCGGTCAGCGAGATCCTGCACGCGGACGGATTCCCCTGCCCGGCGACGGAGTTGGCCGCGCAGGTCGGTCACGCGGCGGTCATGGTGCAGGAGTTGTTGCCCGGCACGACGATGGACGGCCTCGACCACCACGGCCTGGACCAGGCCCTGTCACTCAACGAGGCACTGACCGGCCGCCTCGCCGACCACCCCGGGATCCCCCAACTGCCGCTGTATCTGCGGTCCGACGGTCCGGGCTACTGCCTGCACGAACCGCTACGCCGGCACAGCGCTCGTGGCGCGGCGCTGGAGCGCCGCATCGTGGCGGTGGGCTGCGAGTACCCCGACCGGCTGCCGGGGTCCGACGCGGTGCACAACGACTTCCACCCGGGCAACTTCCTGGCCGAGGAAGGCGAGATCACCGGCGTCATCGACTGGGACGGCGCGGCCCGCGGCGACTGCCGCTTCGACCTGGTGACGCTACGCTTCGGCCTCCACGGCACGCGGGGCGCCGCAGGGGTGACGGCCCGCCTGGACGCGCTCCTGGACACGCTCCCGCCGGAGGTACTACGCCCGTCGTGGGCGCACATGAGCCTCCGCATGACGGACTGGGCGATCAGACACTTCCCCCCGGCGGAGGTGGAGACGTGGCTGAACCTGGCGGAGCGCGGCGTGTAG
- a CDS encoding TetR/AcrR family transcriptional regulator — MTDSAPGSSSGAGAAVGSDLGPGSGSGSGSGSGSEPGLRARKKQQRYEAISEVAIALFLERGFDAVPVAEIAAAADVSKPTLFRYFPAKEDLVLHRVADHEDEAARVVAGRPDGVSALEALRRHFRAGLDRRDPVTGLNDHEQVLAYHRLLYGTPSLVARAYAYQQRSEDALAVALGGGIEGRLDAGQIVAVLRVLAMENWRRIAAGESAGQVYPDAVAAAEVAFERLRTGLGK; from the coding sequence ATGACTGACTCGGCTCCCGGTTCCAGCTCCGGTGCCGGTGCCGCTGTCGGCTCCGACCTCGGTCCCGGCTCCGGCTCCGGCTCCGGCTCGGGCTCCGGCTCCGAGCCCGGTCTGCGCGCGCGCAAGAAGCAGCAGCGCTACGAGGCGATCTCGGAGGTGGCGATCGCGCTCTTCCTGGAGCGCGGCTTCGACGCCGTTCCGGTCGCCGAGATCGCAGCCGCCGCCGACGTCTCCAAGCCGACCCTCTTCCGGTACTTCCCCGCGAAAGAAGACCTTGTCCTGCACCGCGTCGCCGACCACGAGGACGAGGCCGCCAGGGTCGTCGCCGGCCGGCCCGACGGCGTATCCGCGCTCGAAGCGCTGCGGCGCCACTTCCGCGCCGGGCTCGACCGGCGCGATCCGGTGACGGGGCTCAACGACCACGAGCAGGTGCTCGCGTACCACCGGCTGCTGTACGGGACGCCGAGCCTGGTCGCGCGGGCGTACGCGTACCAGCAGCGCTCCGAGGACGCGCTGGCCGTGGCGCTCGGCGGCGGGATCGAGGGGCGGCTCGACGCGGGCCAGATCGTCGCGGTCCTACGGGTCCTCGCGATGGAGAACTGGCGGCGGATCGCGGCGGGGGAGTCGGCCGGGCAGGTGTATCCGGACGCGGTGGCGGCGGCGGAGGTGGCGTTCGAGCGGCTGCGTACGGGGCTGGGAAAATAA
- a CDS encoding TIGR03618 family F420-dependent PPOX class oxidoreductase — translation MGTGPGPRALTDGESSTLLGGQQFGVLASVRRTGHPHLSTVAYHWDAAERVVRISTTADRLKVRQLRHDPHTALHVQGPDVMSFAVAEGEAEVTEASAVAGDEVGRELLSLTPGFTDLADERQFLEQMVTDRRTVIRIRVSRLYGTALDVAAGAE, via the coding sequence CTGGGCACCGGGCCGGGGCCGCGTGCTCTCACGGACGGCGAGTCGTCCACGCTCCTGGGCGGACAACAGTTCGGCGTACTGGCGAGCGTCCGACGCACGGGTCATCCCCACCTGTCCACCGTCGCCTACCACTGGGACGCGGCGGAGCGCGTCGTACGTATTTCCACAACGGCCGACCGCCTCAAGGTCCGCCAACTGCGGCACGATCCGCACACCGCACTGCATGTGCAGGGGCCGGACGTCATGTCGTTCGCCGTGGCGGAGGGCGAGGCGGAGGTGACGGAGGCGTCGGCCGTGGCAGGCGACGAGGTCGGCAGGGAACTGCTGTCCCTGACGCCAGGCTTCACCGACCTGGCGGACGAGAGGCAGTTCCTTGAGCAGATGGTGACGGACCGTCGGACGGTGATCAGGATCCGGGTCTCGCGCCTGTACGGAACAGCGCTGGACGTGGCCGCGGGTGCCGAATAA
- a CDS encoding HelD family protein, with protein MTAPDPGPAHSPTLAPDPDLAPDRDLARALDRERSYHETCRTAYLGMVSDADEQVVTGENAFASGADAEVLGRHLRSYAKELHLEPESPLFFGRLDFAQTGTETTAQAGAGATAEQVGAGTTAGQAAVETVTGNHRGQSYHIGRRRITEHPSAPPLVVDWRAPVARAFYRASPTDPQGVAVRRRFGWAPWSKGDPEDLTSLEDERLLPGSGFDGTADAGSAAVGGSAAAGTILTGEIERPRVGPMRDIAATIQPEQDELVRSELTDSVCVQGAPGTGKTAVGLHRAAYLLYTYPQRIRRSGLLILGPNRTFLSYIAEVLPALGEIGIRQSTVADEIARHPVETADTPAAAVVKHDARMAEVLHRALYGRVSAPTEPVTVHDGSYRWRIGLDELARIVAEVREEAPPYAVGRERVRSRVVRVMQLQAERRSGPKPAKWAQRVGSSRTVTAYLDVAWPKTTPEEVLAEVLDDPARWSDGLLTPDEQRAVHRPRRGRGAAAARTTRAARARGWSAADLVLLDELAGLAEHPEGYGHIVIDEAQDLSPMECRAIARRARFGSLTVLGDLAQGTTPWAATSWPRLLAHLGKPDAAVVPLTVGFRVPAAVLELANRVLGTLDVDVPAARSLRRAGKLTIRHVGSLEGGVTDAVRDALTYEGSIGVIADTAEADRLRTALAAAGIRTAAAGELGADAARVTVLPATAAKGLEYDHVVLAEPAAVAEAEARGAHRLYVALTRAVSRLDVVHCRPLPAALRPPSNG; from the coding sequence ATGACCGCACCCGACCCTGGCCCCGCCCACTCCCCGACCCTTGCTCCGGACCCGGATCTTGCTCCGGACCGGGATCTTGCCCGCGCTCTCGACCGTGAGCGGAGCTACCACGAGACCTGTCGCACCGCCTACCTCGGCATGGTGAGCGACGCCGACGAGCAGGTCGTCACCGGCGAGAACGCCTTCGCCTCCGGGGCCGACGCCGAAGTCCTGGGCCGCCATCTGCGCAGCTACGCCAAGGAGTTGCACCTCGAACCCGAAAGCCCGCTGTTCTTCGGGCGGCTCGACTTCGCGCAGACGGGTACGGAGACGACGGCGCAGGCCGGTGCGGGGGCGACCGCGGAGCAGGTCGGTGCGGGGACGACCGCAGGGCAGGCTGCCGTAGAGACCGTGACCGGCAACCATCGCGGTCAGAGCTACCACATCGGCCGCCGCCGCATCACCGAACACCCCTCGGCCCCGCCTCTGGTGGTGGACTGGCGCGCCCCCGTCGCCCGCGCCTTCTACCGGGCGAGCCCCACCGACCCGCAGGGCGTGGCCGTACGGCGCAGATTCGGCTGGGCGCCGTGGAGCAAGGGTGACCCGGAGGATCTGACCAGCCTCGAAGACGAACGGCTGCTGCCAGGCAGCGGATTCGACGGCACGGCGGACGCCGGGTCCGCAGCGGTCGGCGGGTCCGCAGCCGCCGGCACCATCCTCACCGGCGAGATCGAGCGGCCCCGCGTCGGCCCGATGCGCGACATCGCGGCCACCATCCAGCCCGAGCAGGACGAACTCGTACGGTCCGAACTCACCGACTCCGTCTGTGTCCAGGGCGCTCCCGGCACCGGAAAGACCGCCGTCGGCCTGCACCGCGCCGCGTACCTCCTCTACACCTACCCGCAGCGGATCCGCCGCAGCGGCCTGCTGATCCTCGGGCCGAACCGCACGTTCCTGTCCTACATCGCCGAAGTGCTGCCCGCTCTCGGCGAGATCGGGATCCGCCAGTCCACCGTCGCCGACGAGATCGCCCGCCACCCCGTGGAGACGGCGGACACCCCGGCTGCGGCCGTCGTCAAACACGACGCGCGCATGGCCGAGGTGCTGCACCGGGCTCTGTACGGGCGGGTGTCGGCGCCCACCGAACCCGTGACCGTCCACGACGGCTCGTACCGCTGGCGCATCGGCCTGGACGAACTGGCGCGGATCGTGGCCGAGGTGCGCGAGGAGGCACCGCCGTACGCCGTCGGCCGGGAACGCGTGCGCAGCCGCGTCGTACGGGTGATGCAGCTCCAGGCGGAACGGCGGTCAGGGCCGAAACCGGCGAAGTGGGCGCAACGGGTGGGCAGTTCGCGCACCGTCACTGCGTACCTGGACGTCGCCTGGCCGAAGACCACGCCCGAGGAGGTACTGGCCGAGGTGCTCGACGACCCGGCGCGCTGGTCCGACGGCCTCCTCACGCCCGACGAGCAACGCGCCGTCCACCGGCCGAGGCGGGGGCGCGGCGCCGCCGCCGCGCGCACCACGCGCGCAGCCAGGGCGCGCGGGTGGTCCGCAGCCGACCTCGTACTCCTTGACGAACTCGCCGGTCTCGCCGAACACCCCGAGGGCTACGGACACATCGTCATCGACGAGGCGCAGGACCTCTCGCCGATGGAGTGCCGCGCCATCGCCCGGCGTGCGCGGTTCGGTTCACTGACGGTGCTGGGCGACCTCGCGCAGGGCACCACCCCGTGGGCCGCCACCTCCTGGCCGCGACTCCTCGCGCATCTCGGCAAACCGGACGCCGCCGTCGTCCCCCTGACCGTCGGCTTCCGGGTCCCCGCAGCGGTACTCGAACTCGCGAACCGGGTGCTCGGCACGCTGGACGTCGACGTACCGGCGGCGCGTTCGCTACGTCGTGCCGGAAAGCTGACGATCCGTCATGTGGGCTCCCTGGAGGGTGGGGTGACCGACGCCGTACGGGACGCGCTCACGTACGAGGGCTCGATCGGCGTCATCGCGGACACCGCCGAGGCGGACCGGTTGCGTACGGCCCTCGCCGCGGCCGGCATCCGTACGGCCGCGGCGGGCGAACTCGGCGCCGACGCCGCCAGGGTGACGGTGCTGCCCGCCACGGCGGCGAAGGGGCTGGAGTACGACCATGTCGTACTCGCCGAACCGGCGGCCGTCGCGGAGGCGGAGGCCCGCGGCGCGCACCGGCTCTATGTGGCACTCACCCGCGCGGTGTCCCGCCTGGACGTCGTCCACTGCCGCCCGCTGCCTGCCGCGCTGCGGCCGCCGTCAAACGGCTGA
- a CDS encoding M15 family metallopeptidase: MKQIVLMSDPKIAAIAVAECHEPLVDVRSRGVLLVDLRETEGAGADPAYFPGSFAYLREGVHARLVRAQGLLPAGLRLLFIEGYRPPALQRRYFDGYAARLRAAGPELSAQQVRDSASRFVSPPEIAPHSAGAAVDLTLAAADGREVDMGTAVDANPEVSEGACYTAADNITSEARANREILCAALTSAGLVNYPTEWWHWSYGDRYWALATGAPHAVYGPLEHGPLEMPEGAHSA; the protein is encoded by the coding sequence ATGAAACAGATCGTCCTCATGTCCGATCCGAAGATCGCCGCCATAGCCGTGGCCGAGTGTCACGAGCCGCTTGTCGACGTGCGGTCGCGCGGTGTGTTGCTTGTCGATCTGCGGGAGACCGAGGGGGCTGGGGCGGATCCCGCGTATTTTCCTGGCTCCTTCGCGTATCTGCGCGAGGGCGTCCACGCGCGGCTCGTTCGGGCTCAGGGGCTTCTGCCCGCCGGCCTCCGGCTGTTGTTCATCGAGGGATACCGGCCCCCGGCGTTGCAGCGCCGGTACTTCGACGGGTACGCGGCGCGGCTGCGGGCCGCCGGGCCTGAGTTGTCCGCGCAGCAGGTGCGGGACTCCGCCAGTCGGTTCGTCTCGCCGCCGGAGATCGCTCCGCACAGCGCCGGCGCCGCCGTCGATCTCACCCTCGCCGCCGCCGACGGGCGGGAGGTCGACATGGGGACGGCCGTGGACGCCAATCCCGAGGTCAGTGAGGGCGCTTGTTACACCGCGGCGGACAACATCACATCCGAGGCACGCGCCAACCGCGAGATCCTGTGTGCCGCCCTGACCTCGGCCGGGCTCGTCAACTACCCCACCGAGTGGTGGCACTGGTCCTACGGCGACCGGTACTGGGCCCTCGCCACCGGCGCGCCGCATGCCGTCTACGGGCCGCTGGAGCACGGGCCGCTGGAGATGCCGGAAGGGGCACACAGCGCATGA
- a CDS encoding AAA family ATPase → MIVWLNGTFGAGKTTTARELVPLIPESRIFDSEYVGYMLQHVLDTVPHDDFQEWTPWRGLVVETAAQLLDYVGGTLVVPQTVLVEQYWTEIRTGLEKRSIPVHHFVLHTDRDTLVHRIDTDAKEESRNAGPWRHKHLTPYEEALPWLQAEATVLDTTSRTPGQVAREISRLTAAAARQAAGGSGRRPGGTPRG, encoded by the coding sequence ATGATCGTCTGGCTGAACGGCACCTTCGGCGCCGGAAAGACCACCACCGCCCGTGAACTCGTCCCGCTCATCCCCGAGTCGCGGATCTTCGACTCCGAGTACGTCGGATACATGCTCCAGCACGTGCTGGACACCGTTCCCCACGACGACTTCCAGGAGTGGACGCCCTGGCGCGGCCTCGTCGTCGAGACCGCGGCGCAGCTGCTCGACTACGTCGGCGGCACTCTCGTCGTCCCGCAGACGGTGCTCGTCGAGCAGTACTGGACGGAGATCAGAACCGGCCTGGAGAAGCGGTCGATCCCCGTGCATCACTTCGTGCTGCACACCGACCGCGACACCCTCGTCCACCGCATCGACACCGACGCCAAGGAGGAGAGCCGGAATGCGGGGCCGTGGCGGCACAAGCACCTCACCCCGTACGAGGAGGCCCTGCCCTGGCTGCAGGCGGAGGCCACCGTCCTCGACACGACCAGCCGCACACCCGGCCAAGTCGCGCGCGAGATCAGCCGTTTGACGGCGGCCGCAGCGCGGCAGGCAGCGGGCGGCAGTGGACGACGTCCAGGCGGGACACCGCGCGGGTGA
- a CDS encoding MFS transporter, with the protein MSALGTPSAPSTSLAPAAPSARSRRFALAVIASSMLMIILDGSIVTVAMPAIQDDLGFTPAGLSWVVNAYLISFGALLLLAGRLGDLIGRKRMFVAGTAVFTGASLLAGVATSPATLIAARFLQGVGSAMASAVGLGILITMFTDPRERAKAIAVFSFTGSAGASIGQVLGGVLTDTLSWHWIFMINLPIGIAAVLIAVPVLPSDRGLGLAAGADLTGALLATAGLVLTIYTVIKVEDHGWLSAPTVGLGAVAVALLGAFVVRQTKARTPLMPLRIFRSRNVTGANVVQLLMLAALFSFQIMVALYLQNVLGYDAAETGIAMLPAAVVIGAVSLGVSARVNARFGERNVLLAGLLLLIALLALLTRVPVHANYVTDVLPMMLLAAGFGLALPALTTLGMSGAKETDAGLVSGVFNTTQQVGMAVGIAVLSTLAASRTEGLLTAGDSRREALTSGYHLAFAVGAGLLVAAFVVAVAVLRKTERKDVAS; encoded by the coding sequence ATGTCTGCGCTCGGCACCCCCTCCGCCCCTTCCACCTCTCTCGCACCAGCCGCACCGTCGGCCCGCTCGCGCCGGTTCGCCCTCGCCGTGATCGCTTCCTCGATGCTGATGATCATCTTGGACGGCAGCATCGTCACCGTGGCCATGCCCGCCATCCAGGACGACCTGGGCTTCACACCAGCGGGTCTGAGCTGGGTCGTGAACGCGTACCTGATCTCGTTCGGCGCACTGCTGCTGCTCGCGGGGCGCCTCGGTGACCTCATCGGCCGCAAGCGCATGTTCGTCGCCGGCACGGCAGTATTCACCGGCGCCTCGCTGCTGGCGGGCGTGGCTACCAGCCCGGCGACCCTGATCGCGGCGCGCTTCCTCCAGGGCGTCGGCAGCGCGATGGCGTCCGCCGTGGGGCTCGGCATCCTCATCACGATGTTCACCGATCCGCGCGAACGAGCCAAGGCGATAGCGGTCTTCAGCTTCACCGGCTCGGCCGGGGCGTCGATCGGGCAAGTGCTCGGCGGCGTGCTCACCGACACGCTCAGCTGGCACTGGATCTTCATGATCAACCTGCCGATCGGGATCGCCGCGGTGCTGATCGCCGTCCCCGTACTACCCTCCGACCGCGGTCTCGGCCTGGCGGCGGGGGCTGACCTCACCGGCGCGCTACTCGCCACGGCCGGGCTGGTGTTGACCATCTACACGGTCATCAAAGTCGAGGACCACGGCTGGCTCTCCGCACCCACGGTGGGCCTGGGCGCGGTGGCCGTCGCGCTGTTGGGCGCGTTCGTCGTACGCCAGACCAAGGCGCGCACCCCGCTCATGCCCCTGCGGATCTTCCGCTCGCGCAATGTCACGGGCGCCAATGTGGTCCAACTGCTCATGCTGGCCGCGCTGTTCTCGTTCCAGATCATGGTGGCGCTATACCTCCAGAACGTGCTCGGTTACGACGCGGCGGAGACCGGCATCGCGATGCTCCCGGCGGCCGTTGTCATCGGAGCGGTCTCGCTGGGCGTTTCGGCGCGCGTCAACGCGCGGTTCGGCGAACGGAACGTGCTGCTCGCGGGGTTGCTGCTGCTGATCGCACTCCTCGCGCTGCTCACCCGCGTACCGGTACACGCGAACTACGTCACCGACGTCCTCCCGATGATGCTGCTCGCAGCGGGCTTCGGGCTGGCGCTGCCGGCGCTGACGACGCTCGGCATGTCCGGGGCGAAGGAGACCGACGCGGGGCTCGTCTCGGGGGTGTTCAACACCACCCAACAGGTCGGTATGGCGGTGGGCATCGCCGTCCTGTCCACCCTGGCGGCGTCCCGCACGGAAGGCCTGCTGACGGCGGGGGACAGCCGCCGCGAGGCGCTGACCAGCGGCTACCACCTGGCGTTCGCGGTGGGCGCGGGACTGCTGGTGGCGGCGTTCGTTGTGGCGGTGGCGGTGTTGCGGAAGACGGAACGGAAGGACGTCGCGTCATGA